A portion of the Solea senegalensis isolate Sse05_10M linkage group LG17, IFAPA_SoseM_1, whole genome shotgun sequence genome contains these proteins:
- the aldh8a1 gene encoding 2-aminomuconic semialdehyde dehydrogenase codes for MAKVSRQHSYLVLENYIAGKFIPCQSLIDSYDPSTGEVYCKVPDSGKEEVEAAVAAAKDAFPDWSARSPEHRAQILNKMADLIEANLEEFALAESRDQGKTVTFARMVDIPRAAYNFRFFASSALHHTNDCSQIDHMGCLNYTIRCPVGVAGLISPWNLPLYLLTWKIAPAIAAGNTVVAKPSEMTSVTAWMMCKLMQQAGVPPGVVNIVFGTGPRAGDALVGHPEVPLVSFTGSTATAQLITERCAPYCKKLSLELGGKNPAIVFADADLEQCIETTVRSSFSNQGEICLCTSRIYVERSIYSEFLERFVAATKKWKTGVPSDPSNNNGALISKEHLEKVRSFVALAKCEGGIVHCGEGVEQLDLPKQNKSGYFMPATIISGLSDSSRVMQEEIFGPVTCVSPFDTEDEAVSRGNGVRYGLAATVWSRDVGKVHRVAKRIQAGLVWTNCWLVRDLNLPFGGMKSSGVGREGGKDSYHFFTEVKSITVKH; via the exons ATGGCCAAAGTCTCGAGGCAGCACTCGTACCTGGTCCTGGAGAACTACATCGCTGGGAAATTCATCCCGTGTCAAAGCCTCATCGACTCATACGACCCATCCACCGGAGAGGTGTACTGCAAAGTACCGGACAGTGGCAAAGAGGAG gtagaggcagcagtggcagcagctaAAGATGCCTTCCCCGACTGGTCTGCCCGCAGCCCAGAGCACCGAGCGCAGATCCTCAACAAGATGGCTGACCTAATTGAAGCCAACCTGGAGGAGTTCGCCCTAGCTGAGTCCAGAGACCAAg GTAAAACAGTAACATTTGCACGGATGGTGGACATTCCCCGCGCGGCGTACAACTTCCGCTTCTTTGCGTCATCAGCACTACACCACACCAACGACTGCAGCCAAATTGACCACATGGGCTGCCTCAACTACACCATCCGCTGTCCAGTGGGAGTGG CTGGTCTGATCAGCCCCTGGAATCTCCCCCTCTACCTGCTGACCTGGAAGATTGCACCTGCAATCGCTGCCGGAAACACGGTGGTGGCCAAACCCAGCGAGATGACCTCTGTGACGGCTTGGATGATGTGCAAGTTGATGCAACAGGCTG GTGTCCCTCCAGGTGTGGTCAACATCGTGTTTGGCACTGGTCCTCGAGCAGGTGACGCTCTTGTGGGTCATCCTGAAGTCCCACTGGTCTCCTTCACTGGCTCCACAGCAACCGCCCAGCTCATCACGGAGCGGTGCGCCCCCTACTGTAAGAAACTCTCCCTGGAGCTGGGGGGTAAAAACCCTGCCATCGTTTTTGCTGATGCAGACCTGGAGCAGTGCATCGAGACCACAGTTCGCTCCAGCTTCTCCAATCAG GGAGAAATCTGTTTATGCACCAGCAGGATTTATGTGGAGAGAAGTATCTACTCTGAGTTCCTGGAAAGATTTGTGGCTGCAACTAAGAAGTGGAAGACTGGTGTGCCCTCTGACCCCAGCAACAACAATGGAGCTCTCATCAGCAAAGAGCACTTGGAGAAG GTGCGAAGCTTTGTAGCACTTGCGAAATGTGAAGGTGGCATTGTCCACTGTGGTGAGGGAGTCGAGCAGCTGGACTTGCCCAAACAAAACAAGTCGGGCTACTTCATGCCAGCGACCATCATCTCAGGTTTATCTGACAGCTCCCGTGTCATGCAGGAGGAGATCTTTGGCCCGGTCACCTGTGTCAGCCCGTTTGACACGGAGGACGAGGCTGTTTCCAGGGGGAATGGCGTGCGTTATGGTCTAGCGGCCACAGTGTGGTCTCGAGACGTGGGGAAGGTTCACCGTGTGGCCAAACGGATTCAGGCAGGGTTGGTGTGGACCAACTGCTGGCTGGTGAGGGATCTGAACCTGCCATTTGGAGGGATGAAGAGCTCTGGTGtggggagggaaggagggaaggattCCTACCACTTCTTCACTGAAGTGAAGAGCATCACAGTTAAACACTAG